In Deinococcus misasensis DSM 22328, a genomic segment contains:
- the gnd gene encoding decarboxylating NADP(+)-dependent phosphogluconate dehydrogenase, whose protein sequence is MGQSDIAVMGLAVMGENLILNMASKGFTVTAYNRSTDKVKAFMEGRAQGQSIVGAYSLQELVDSLKRPRKVMLMIKAGSAVDASIESLLPYLEEGDIIIDGGNSHPADSDRRTAYLKEKGILFIGTGVSGGEEGALKGPSIMPGGNPAAWEHVKPIFQGISAKVADGSPCCDWVGENGAGHFVKMVHNGIEYGDMQMIAEAYSILRGVVGLSNSEIAEIFSEWNTGELDSFLIEITADILTKKDEETGKDLVDVILDTAGQKGTGKWTSVYALDVGSPSSTIAEAVFARCISALKNERVQASKLFTGPQGAFQGDKAEFIEKVRKALFASKICSYAQGYQLMRLTAKEQGWTLNYGSIALMWRGGCIIRAQFLGDIKNAFDKNPELANLLLDEYFANIIQEYQQPWREVVAQAILSGVWVPAFSSAISYFDGYRSEIVSANIIQAQRDYFGAHTYERLDKPRGEFFHTNWTGRGGTTASSTYNV, encoded by the coding sequence ATGGGTCAATCTGATATTGCCGTGATGGGTCTCGCCGTGATGGGCGAAAACCTGATCCTCAACATGGCCTCCAAGGGCTTCACCGTCACCGCCTACAACCGCAGCACCGACAAGGTCAAGGCTTTTATGGAAGGCCGCGCTCAGGGCCAGAGCATTGTGGGGGCCTACTCCCTGCAAGAACTCGTGGACAGCCTGAAACGTCCCCGCAAAGTCATGCTGATGATCAAAGCCGGCAGTGCCGTGGACGCCTCCATCGAGTCCTTGCTGCCTTACCTCGAAGAGGGAGACATCATCATCGACGGTGGAAACAGCCACCCCGCCGACTCTGACCGCCGCACCGCTTACCTGAAAGAAAAAGGCATCCTGTTCATCGGAACTGGTGTCTCTGGTGGCGAAGAAGGTGCCCTCAAAGGCCCCTCCATCATGCCCGGTGGCAACCCCGCTGCATGGGAGCATGTCAAACCCATTTTCCAGGGCATCTCCGCCAAAGTGGCAGATGGCAGCCCTTGCTGTGACTGGGTGGGCGAAAACGGTGCAGGCCACTTCGTGAAGATGGTCCACAACGGCATTGAGTACGGCGACATGCAAATGATCGCCGAAGCTTACAGCATCCTGCGTGGTGTGGTGGGCCTCTCCAACAGCGAAATCGCTGAAATCTTCTCCGAGTGGAACACCGGCGAACTCGACAGCTTCCTGATCGAAATCACCGCCGACATCCTCACCAAAAAAGACGAAGAAACTGGAAAAGACCTTGTGGATGTCATTCTGGACACCGCAGGCCAGAAAGGCACCGGCAAATGGACTTCGGTGTACGCTCTGGACGTGGGCAGCCCCTCCAGCACCATCGCTGAAGCCGTGTTTGCCCGCTGCATCTCCGCCCTCAAAAACGAGCGCGTGCAGGCCAGCAAACTCTTCACTGGACCTCAGGGCGCTTTCCAAGGCGACAAAGCAGAGTTCATCGAGAAGGTACGCAAAGCCCTGTTCGCCAGCAAAATCTGCTCTTACGCTCAGGGCTACCAACTGATGCGCCTGACCGCCAAAGAGCAGGGCTGGACCCTGAATTACGGCAGCATCGCCCTGATGTGGCGCGGCGGATGCATCATCCGTGCCCAGTTCCTCGGGGACATCAAAAACGCTTTCGACAAGAACCCCGAACTGGCCAACCTGCTCCTTGATGAGTACTTCGCCAACATCATCCAGGAATACCAGCAGCCCTGGCGCGAAGTGGTCGCACAGGCCATCCTGAGTGGCGTGTGGGTTCCTGCGTTCAGCAGCGCCATCTCCTACTTCGACGGTTACCGCTCCGAAATCGTGTCTGCCAACATCATTCAGGCCCAGCGCGACTACTTCGGTGCCCACACCTACGAGCGCCTCGACAAACCCCGCGGTGAGTTCTTCCACACCAACTGGACCGGTCGGGGTGGCACAACCGCAAGCAGCACGTACAACGTTTAA